A portion of the Flavobacterium limnophilum genome contains these proteins:
- a CDS encoding sulfatase family protein produces MKKIISLAISLLAALSINAQQKPNVIFILTDDLGYGDLSCYGATKLSTPNLDKLAKQGIQFSNAHATSATCTPSRYAIMTGQYPWRKSGTEILPGDAALIIPTDKPTLPKVFKQAGYNTGIVGKWHLGIGDAVEKNWNGELKPGPNETGFDYSFIFPATADRVPTVFLENHRIVALDPADPIQVDYVNKVDNDPTGLEHPELLKMKSSPGQGHNNTIVNGIGRIGYMSGGHQARWTDEEMPLTFLSKAKDFIEVNQKNPFFLFYTLTEPHVPRMPSTMFKDKSGLGYRGDAILQLDWSVGEIMKELKLLGLDKNTIIVFSSDNGPVLDDGYVDGAVTRLNGHTPWGPLRGGKYSVFEAGTRVPFIVSWPETIKPAVSPALVSQIDLLASFSKMLNILPEGIPNDSENTIDVLLGKSDKGREYLVEQGFTDNLAIIQGNWKYIEPKEGPKMNELVNIELGYDKQPQLYNLSTDIGETNNLAKKYPKKVKELKAKLEEIKKGSK; encoded by the coding sequence ATGAAAAAAATAATTAGTTTGGCGATTAGCCTGTTAGCGGCACTTTCGATTAATGCCCAGCAAAAACCTAATGTTATTTTTATTTTAACCGATGATTTAGGATATGGCGACTTGAGTTGCTATGGTGCCACAAAATTAAGCACACCCAATCTTGATAAATTGGCAAAGCAAGGGATACAATTTTCCAATGCTCATGCTACTTCAGCAACCTGTACTCCTTCTCGATACGCTATTATGACAGGGCAATACCCTTGGCGCAAAAGTGGAACGGAGATTTTGCCGGGCGATGCCGCTTTAATTATTCCAACCGATAAACCTACGTTACCAAAAGTTTTCAAGCAAGCTGGTTATAATACAGGTATAGTAGGCAAATGGCATTTAGGTATTGGCGATGCAGTGGAGAAAAACTGGAACGGAGAGTTAAAGCCGGGGCCCAACGAAACCGGTTTTGATTATTCCTTTATTTTTCCCGCAACCGCCGATCGTGTGCCAACCGTATTTTTGGAAAACCATAGAATAGTGGCTTTAGATCCTGCCGACCCAATTCAAGTTGATTATGTAAACAAAGTAGACAATGACCCAACTGGATTGGAACATCCCGAATTGTTGAAAATGAAATCTTCGCCGGGACAAGGACATAACAATACGATTGTAAATGGCATTGGTCGAATTGGTTATATGTCTGGAGGTCACCAAGCACGCTGGACGGATGAAGAAATGCCCTTGACTTTTTTATCAAAAGCAAAAGATTTTATTGAAGTCAATCAAAAGAATCCATTCTTTCTTTTTTATACTTTGACGGAGCCCCATGTACCAAGAATGCCTTCGACGATGTTTAAAGATAAAAGTGGATTGGGTTATCGTGGTGATGCCATTCTTCAATTGGATTGGTCGGTTGGCGAGATTATGAAAGAGTTAAAACTTTTAGGTTTGGATAAAAATACCATCATTGTTTTTTCAAGTGACAATGGTCCCGTTTTGGATGACGGTTATGTGGATGGGGCAGTGACACGACTCAATGGACACACTCCTTGGGGACCTTTACGAGGAGGGAAATACAGTGTGTTTGAAGCAGGAACAAGAGTTCCTTTTATAGTTAGCTGGCCAGAAACCATTAAACCGGCAGTATCGCCAGCACTGGTTTCTCAAATTGATTTGCTGGCTTCTTTTTCGAAAATGTTGAATATTCTTCCGGAAGGCATACCCAATGATAGCGAGAACACCATTGATGTTTTATTGGGAAAATCAGACAAAGGGCGCGAATATTTAGTAGAACAAGGATTTACGGATAACCTGGCCATTATTCAAGGAAATTGGAAATACATAGAACCAAAAGAAGGCCCAAAAATGAACGAATTGGTTAATATTGAATTAGGTTACGATAAACAGCCACAGTTATATAATTTGAGTACTGATATTGGAGAAACGAACAACCTAGCCAAAAAATATCCAAAAAAAGTAAAAGAGTTAAAAGCAAAATTGGAAGAGATTAAAAAAGGGAGCAAGTAG
- a CDS encoding chondroitinase family polysaccharide lyase translates to MNARSISDNKKHIVFTLMLLLVATTSFSQEKAKPAVESFESGSSLASYNKVNSNLSLSTDHHKYGKSALQWEWKGKSSFGTSNFKILTHKESPLKYGNHFPASPTLIMSLYNEVPQDGKITISYEKNGKPEVWFDLALSFKGWRHIWVPFYEMQGNKPKKGAAVDYDYFKISTTAKSGKLYFDDIIFSQFQDDRHQYPDLLVPFIKKDQIEGEDHWMPLASNYERIRNLEKTPISTADKMDLQKFEKLMDDDLRIDKKYKVYMNTLNDLFQKLDLNDNGKTVTGPPLTFKEDQEYFDQKQQGPNRFNDIQDLGKVLKKLASFYDRTDALQKQEIEKMFLSGTKYFLDQGWQAGSSGGTRHHIGYNVREITEAFYIMRGTLKKEGLLNEVGASLHWLFNLGIVLDDEKKFHVNIDYLNTQSYYHLMLIFLMEDQEKQVTLLNAYSNYISTTLAQQNEEWGFKIDGTSWHHNGHYPAYGIGAFQTVPKVIRTLSGTKFRIQQKGHENFKKAFLTTRMYSQLYDWGFANAGRHPLEDNGIASLKNQYLLMALSGNPEGTSKIDKEVAAAYLRLWGKEDALNTALFTNLNGIESEKLSGYHTLPYGATAIQRNNNWAAIIKGYSKYVWASEIYVDENRYGRYPANGTIQLLNDKGEKGSGFQQEGWDWNRYPGGTIIYLPLAELESEMPLIMFRSVETFAGATELDGNGIFGMILNESKGSNADGPETKVGYPGKLKAKKSVFSFGDKLICIGTNISSIDGKNPTQTNLFQTFLKDTKDPIYTSSETITKFPFKTELSQNSKSGSWLIDPYGNGYHILSNTPVQIKKENQHSYENRYSVRTGNINPKAKGVKETEGNYATAWIDHGLAPTDASYQYVIYPFQEANNLQKFGSRIKEDKSYSILRADNMAHIVLDNKTATTGYVIFEADKNLEKGVLKEVSDPSLIMVRQDNPSNLTISAVQPDLNFPEYETGKYRNYSTAVKLTITLKGKWTTSITDTVLAVDNAADVTTIVVNCKDGLPSKFNLVKK, encoded by the coding sequence ATGAATGCACGATCGATATCAGACAACAAAAAGCATATTGTTTTTACATTGATGCTACTTCTTGTTGCAACCACAAGTTTTTCCCAAGAAAAAGCAAAACCTGCCGTAGAGTCATTCGAATCAGGGAGTAGTTTGGCTTCTTACAATAAAGTAAACAGTAATTTGTCTTTAAGCACTGACCACCATAAGTATGGAAAATCCGCATTGCAATGGGAGTGGAAAGGCAAAAGCTCTTTCGGCACTTCCAATTTCAAGATATTGACCCATAAAGAGAGTCCACTTAAATATGGGAATCATTTTCCGGCAAGTCCAACACTCATAATGTCATTATACAATGAAGTGCCTCAAGATGGAAAAATAACAATCTCTTACGAAAAAAATGGAAAACCGGAAGTTTGGTTTGACCTAGCACTTTCTTTCAAAGGTTGGAGACATATTTGGGTACCTTTCTATGAAATGCAAGGCAACAAGCCCAAAAAAGGAGCAGCCGTAGATTATGATTATTTTAAAATAAGCACTACTGCCAAAAGCGGAAAACTATATTTTGACGACATTATTTTTTCGCAATTCCAAGACGATAGACACCAATATCCCGATTTATTGGTGCCCTTTATCAAAAAAGACCAAATAGAAGGGGAAGATCATTGGATGCCACTGGCAAGCAATTATGAAAGAATTCGAAATTTGGAAAAAACACCTATTTCCACGGCGGATAAAATGGACTTGCAAAAGTTCGAAAAGCTAATGGATGACGATCTTCGTATAGACAAAAAATACAAAGTTTATATGAATACCCTCAATGATTTATTTCAAAAACTTGATTTAAATGATAATGGCAAGACAGTAACTGGACCACCGCTGACTTTTAAAGAAGATCAAGAATATTTTGACCAGAAACAGCAAGGACCAAATCGCTTCAATGACATTCAGGATTTAGGCAAAGTATTAAAAAAGTTGGCCAGTTTTTATGACCGTACCGATGCCTTGCAAAAACAGGAAATTGAAAAAATGTTCTTATCAGGCACCAAATACTTTTTGGATCAAGGCTGGCAAGCAGGTTCCTCAGGAGGCACGCGTCATCATATTGGATACAATGTCAGGGAAATTACCGAAGCATTTTATATCATGAGAGGCACATTGAAAAAAGAAGGACTGTTAAACGAGGTGGGAGCGAGCTTGCATTGGTTGTTTAATTTGGGAATTGTGTTGGACGATGAAAAAAAATTCCATGTCAACATTGATTATTTGAACACCCAATCGTACTACCACTTGATGCTCATTTTCTTGATGGAAGATCAAGAAAAGCAGGTTACTTTATTAAATGCCTATTCAAACTACATCTCTACCACTTTGGCACAACAAAACGAAGAATGGGGATTCAAAATTGACGGTACCTCATGGCATCATAACGGGCATTATCCTGCTTATGGAATCGGAGCATTTCAAACCGTTCCCAAAGTAATTAGAACTTTGTCGGGAACCAAATTCCGTATCCAACAAAAAGGACACGAAAATTTCAAAAAAGCTTTTTTGACTACCAGAATGTACAGCCAATTATACGATTGGGGTTTTGCAAACGCCGGTCGTCATCCACTGGAAGACAATGGTATTGCATCGTTAAAAAATCAATATCTATTGATGGCATTGTCAGGAAACCCGGAAGGAACTTCAAAAATTGATAAAGAGGTGGCTGCCGCTTATTTGAGGCTTTGGGGAAAAGAGGATGCTTTAAACACGGCTCTTTTTACGAATTTAAATGGGATTGAAAGTGAAAAATTATCGGGCTATCATACACTGCCTTATGGCGCCACGGCCATACAAAGAAACAACAATTGGGCAGCCATAATCAAAGGCTACAGCAAATATGTTTGGGCCTCTGAAATATATGTGGACGAAAACAGGTACGGACGATATCCGGCTAATGGAACCATTCAATTGTTGAACGACAAGGGAGAAAAAGGAAGCGGATTTCAACAAGAAGGTTGGGATTGGAATCGTTATCCGGGAGGAACCATCATTTATTTGCCTTTGGCAGAATTGGAATCAGAAATGCCTTTAATTATGTTTAGGTCTGTCGAAACATTCGCAGGTGCCACGGAATTGGATGGCAACGGTATTTTTGGAATGATTCTTAACGAAAGCAAAGGCTCCAATGCCGATGGTCCTGAAACCAAAGTAGGCTATCCCGGGAAACTAAAAGCTAAAAAGTCGGTGTTTTCTTTTGGTGACAAGCTCATTTGCATAGGTACAAATATTTCGAGCATTGACGGAAAAAATCCAACCCAAACCAACCTGTTTCAGACCTTTTTAAAAGATACAAAAGATCCAATATATACCTCGTCTGAAACTATTACCAAGTTTCCTTTTAAAACGGAACTTTCACAAAATTCAAAATCGGGGAGTTGGTTAATTGATCCTTACGGAAATGGGTACCACATTCTGTCCAATACGCCGGTACAAATCAAGAAAGAAAACCAACATTCGTATGAAAACAGGTATTCTGTTCGAACTGGCAACATAAATCCCAAGGCAAAAGGCGTTAAAGAAACAGAAGGCAATTATGCAACGGCTTGGATAGACCACGGTTTGGCGCCAACCGATGCTTCTTATCAATATGTTATTTATCCATTTCAAGAGGCCAACAATTTACAGAAGTTTGGAAGCAGAATCAAGGAAGACAAATCCTATTCAATTTTGAGAGCAGACAATATGGCGCACATCGTTTTAGATAACAAAACTGCGACAACTGGTTACGTGATTTTTGAAGCCGATAAAAATTTGGAAAAAGGGGTTTTAAAAGAAGTTTCGGATCCATCCTTGATCATGGTTCGTCAAGACAATCCATCTAACTTGACCATTAGTGCCGTGCAACCGGATTTGAATTTTCCAGAATATGAAACGGGAAAATACAGGAATTACAGCACGGCCGTCAAGCTGACAATAACGTTAAAAGGAAAATGGACAACTTCAATCACCGACACAGTTCTTGCCGTTGATAATGCTGCCGATGTGACAACAATAGTTGTTAATTGTAAAGATGGCTTGCCTTCCAAGTTTAATTTGGTGAAAAAATAA